The genomic stretch TCGAGAATCTTCTGCTGCTGGTCAAGAAATACCTCAGATCTTTGCCGTAGCCTCGCTGCTCAATTAGCCTCTCCAGGTCTAATTCATAGGCAGCTAAAAACGATTTCCTGAGCTGGCGGCTACTCATCCAAGGTGAACCTGTGCGCTCTAACTCAGCCACAAAAAGATCTTCGATGGCCTCCAATACCTGATTCATTGAAGAAAACGTTGACAAACTTTGCTGAGATACCATAGTTGCTCGACTGCCTGTAGCGACAAATAATCATCTCCGTAACTACAGGCCTGCTTCGTGCTATTTCATACCTGAGGCCGTGCGGGTTTCCCTACGGCGAGGGCGGAATTATGACGGCAATCTCCACTATTCTGCGTTCCCCATAGCATTCGTTCAGATAACGCTCAGTGTTGTTTAGATCACAGCACCAGAAAATCCTCTGCTCCTACACTAGGTAAAGCCTTGGGTTTGAACAGCCCAAAATGAATGGATTTAGGCCCATCGGGCGTTTTCGATTTTTGCTCTTGTACTCTCGCTCTTTTGCTATGGCGCTAGTCTTTGGCCCCAGCGCTAGTCTCACCAGGCTTTTCGGGGCTAGCTGGGGCTGAACCAGGCTGTTGATCGAGGCGCAGGGCCTGGGCCAAGGCCGATCGCGCCTGGGCTTTTTGCACCAGCGGGTCGAGCTGCTCTACCGATAGCCCACTTAACAGGCTGAGTTCTTGGCGGTTTAGCCCCCTCAGCAGCATCTCAACGCACCAGGTGGCACGGGCCTGCTCAACGCCAATTGGTTCGCCAGTGGGCGACATGATGCCGGTTGTTACCTCGGCCCATAGCTGCCGCACCCTCAAGGGCGTAATCGGCTGATCGTCTGGCCCTAAAAACATGGCCGATGAAGCATCGCTACGGCTTTTGAGCCAGCGGGTAAGCGGGTTTTTGATGTAGGTGCCGTAGCGCCGACCCATGATCCACTGATTGAGGGGCACCTGTCGATGCTGAGGACCAACCAGCAAAATATGCTGGCTGCTGTCGTAAAGGGCGCTAGTGCGGCTGAGCAGCGGCACCTCTGCTGCCGCTACCCCGGCCCCCAGCAGCACATAGATCAGGGCATGGGTCTGGTTGCCAGCCTTACGGGCCGCTTGCATAATTTCATGGACTAGGGGGGCGGGTAGGTCGCTCCAGCTCTCTGTATTGGGGGGAGTAAGGCCAGGCTGGGCTGGACCAATAGTGGCCCCATCGGTCTGGGGGTGCAGGCTGAGCAACCAGCTAACGACACTATCGATAAAAGCGCTCCGGCTGGGCCACAGACCGTGGAATTCTGCGCTGCCGTCACCGGCACCACTAGTGGTGCCGTCGATCGCAGCATAGCCCAGCAGCAGCGCCATCACTAGCCCTGCCACTTCCTCAGGAGGGAGGCCGACGGCTTCCCCCGGAGCCAGATGCGCTTCCAGGTACTCAGCAATGAAGTTGCGAATGGTTTGCAGGCCCCGCCCCATGGCCTGGCTATTGTCTGCGGAAAACTGCCCGGCTTCACCAATTACCGATCGCACCAGCTCGGAGAGCTGATCGAGGGTAGCCAAGCACTGGCCCAAAAACTCTCTCAAAGCCTGGTCGATAGGATCTTGGGCTAAAGCCGCCAGATCAAAACTATGGTCTGGGCCAGACAACACCTCAGCCTCAGTCATGACCGCTGCAAGCAAGCCATGCTTGCTACCAAACTGGCGAAACAGCGTGACCTCGTTAACTCCAGCTAAATCAGCCACCTGCCGGGTAGTAGTAGTGCCTACTCCCTGGTTAGAAAATAGCTGAAACGCCGCATCCACTAGACGCTGTCGAGCTGATCTGCGCTGATCTGCCATGGCAAAAAGAAAGCAACACTTGCATTTTACCAGAGAAGTTTGTTAGGATTGATTTGCAAGCGACACTTGCAAAAGACTCCAGCCGGTCCCTTAGGGGTGCAAAGGAGTCGGGCAAGGACTTCCCTTCGGTCGGGCTAACAGACTGGTCGAGGGTTTAACCCTAAAAGAAGAAAAGGACATGCTATGACAACACTACTGAAACAAGCCCCAGAGAAACGGGGAATCAAAGGCTTAGATTGGACACTGGTTGGCTTTTTAACTGCCATTCACGGCGTTGCCCTGCTGGCCCCGTGGTTCTTTTCGTGGTCGGCCTTAGGGGTGATGGTGGCGCTGCACTGGTTGTTTGGCAGCATCGGCATTTGTTTGGGCTATCACCGACTGCTCACCCATCGCAGTTTGCAGGTGCCCCAGTGGTTAGAGTACGTCATTGCAACCATTGGCGCAATGGCGCTTCAGGGTGGCCCAATCTTTTGGGTGGCGGGGCATCGTCAGCATCACCTCTACACCGAGGATGCTGAAAAGGATCCCTATGCCGCCAGTCGTGGGTTTTGGTGGAGCCACATGTTGTGGATGGTGTACCGCAATCCGGCAGTCTTTAATGGCCAGATTTACCGTCGCTATGCTCCAGATATTGCCCGTGACCCTTACTATCGCTGGCTCGATCGCAACTTTTTACTGTTGCAAGTGCCGGTTGCGATCGCCCTCTTTGCCCTTGGCGGTTGGTCTTTTGTAATCTACGGCGGCTTTCTCAGAATTGCACTTCTATGGCACTCGACCTGGCTGATCAACTCGGCAACCCACATGTGGGGCAAGCGCCGCTTTCATATTGAAGACAGCTCGGGCAATCTATGGTGGACAGCGCTGCTCACCTACGGCGAAGGTTGGCACAATAACCACCACGCGTTTCCTAACGTGGCCCCGGCTGGCTGGCGCTGGTGGGAAGTCGATGTCACCTGGTATGCCATTCTGTTGTTAGAAAAGCTGGGTTTAGCTCGTCGCGTGGTGCGCCCCCCG from Leptolyngbya subtilissima AS-A7 encodes the following:
- a CDS encoding TetR/AcrR family transcriptional regulator; translation: MADQRRSARQRLVDAAFQLFSNQGVGTTTTRQVADLAGVNEVTLFRQFGSKHGLLAAVMTEAEVLSGPDHSFDLAALAQDPIDQALREFLGQCLATLDQLSELVRSVIGEAGQFSADNSQAMGRGLQTIRNFIAEYLEAHLAPGEAVGLPPEEVAGLVMALLLGYAAIDGTTSGAGDGSAEFHGLWPSRSAFIDSVVSWLLSLHPQTDGATIGPAQPGLTPPNTESWSDLPAPLVHEIMQAARKAGNQTHALIYVLLGAGVAAAEVPLLSRTSALYDSSQHILLVGPQHRQVPLNQWIMGRRYGTYIKNPLTRWLKSRSDASSAMFLGPDDQPITPLRVRQLWAEVTTGIMSPTGEPIGVEQARATWCVEMLLRGLNRQELSLLSGLSVEQLDPLVQKAQARSALAQALRLDQQPGSAPASPEKPGETSAGAKD
- a CDS encoding acyl-CoA desaturase; amino-acid sequence: MTTLLKQAPEKRGIKGLDWTLVGFLTAIHGVALLAPWFFSWSALGVMVALHWLFGSIGICLGYHRLLTHRSLQVPQWLEYVIATIGAMALQGGPIFWVAGHRQHHLYTEDAEKDPYAASRGFWWSHMLWMVYRNPAVFNGQIYRRYAPDIARDPYYRWLDRNFLLLQVPVAIALFALGGWSFVIYGGFLRIALLWHSTWLINSATHMWGKRRFHIEDSSGNLWWTALLTYGEGWHNNHHAFPNVAPAGWRWWEVDVTWYAILLLEKLGLARRVVRPPAEAVAQGR